caacaaacaacaaagaaaagaccTGGGTGTTgttaaaatttgtaaaatatgataaatcaaataatatataaatttacgACGGAGATCCTTGAAAAATtcagagaatgagagagaggtTGCACCCTGAGTTGCGGAGACTTGTTTCGACACATTCAGCTCTCAAATAAttcaaactataattttagAATCCAACCCATGATTGAGATAATTCAAGGATTTTGATAAAggatttttaaataaagaagaCCCTTATATAGATTCTTTTCTTTAGAGAGAGAATGTCTGCCTTCTCTCTACAAACCACTGCTCTCCTTCCTGTACCAAAAGCCATGGGATCTTCACtctcccatttttttctttcatttttctcttattttccaCCTTTCTTCCATTGTTTACGCCTCCTATGAGGTACCTATCATTCTAGAACTCTTTCTAGCCCTATTTGTTTCATTGGAGGcaatttatttgctttttatGCTTTCCGTCTCCACAACACAGAGTTCACCGGCTTCCACCATCTTCCTCCACTGTGTTTTTCTGTGATTTTTGGATAGGTTATATGATCGAAATTTTTGGATCTATATCTACGCTCCTCTGTCCAATATTGTATGACACGCACCTCACCAATAGATTTGTCGGCATCTTTGGCTTCCACAAACGATCGCCGCGTCTTCATCCGCCGCCCACACATCGGAGCGTGGCATGCACATGCCAGGGAGTTTGTCTCCCTTTTCGACACGTGGTGGCCACGCACCTTGGTTTTCGGCGAATCTTGGCAGTTTCCTACGATACCCACTGGAGAGAGGCTTTCCAGGGGCGACACGTGGCCTTCACACACCGCCTCTAGCAGCTCCCAGTCCCTCTCATCCACCAGATCTATGTTGCTATTTATGTTActgtatttgtttttaatttcctTTGTATTTATGGGCTTTTCTGATCTTGCAACTTCTCTATGTTTATCTTTGTTTTGAATGGTTGGCTCATCATAACTCTTTATACATTACAAACCACCTTTACTAGTGACTCAGATTCTTGACATCTATGTCAAGAATCATTTGACTGGCATCTTCGAAAGCATTGTAACCGCACGTTTACAttcttagtttttaattttagttgtgtAACCCTTGTTattgtaattttctttcatgatgtaatttcttttcatgtatttataaaaaataataataaaaaataaattaaataaataaaggattgTTCGAAGAGCTGAACAAGTAGTTAGTTAACTTAGTTTTGGGCTCACGGCTCACTTATGTTGGACGGTGAGATCCATTAAAATACTCTTTCAGTCTGATAATTTCTTATCAGTCAACTTTTAAAAGAACACCTTTTTGCACGTGGGTTGGTTGAGAAATGAGAGTTGACAGTACCTGTAATCAGACTTATCTGAACAAAACAAATTCAGACAGCCATCCCCACCCACCCACTGTGACCCACCCGCTAAGGTCGGCTTTGGTGGATTCCACAATCCATTTCCAACCCCACGAGAAATTCACCACTGCAAGCGTGTACAGCTCAAACTCCACTGTCGTGTGCCATCTGACGGCACGCCCTTCTTAATTCTTCTTATTCCCTGTTTATCCTTTTCACACCTAAGCAACCCTGATTCTTCATTTTAATATTGTCCCATTTATGACATTTTCTAATCAACCGATAAAATtgccatttaaatattattattattattattattagaccAAAAATAGATATGATTTCGGATATCAATCttattcagaaaaatatttttatgattttttccaattttttgggCCTAAAATTAGAGACCAAATGATTGTGTTAACCATAATTGACTGAAAGTGTAATCAATGGCATTTAACCATTTTCTTTACTcagatatcattttcttttttaacgtCAGTTCTACGATGTTGAAGACAGATTCGATTTTCCGCCATCTATaattgttggtaattttttgaGGCTAAAATTGGGTAGTGCAGtttgtattataatttttttttttattataaatttatgtgATAATTTTTACTCTTTTAATTTGTCGTGAATTTGAAATCAACCACTCTGTAATTTTTCTCGATCtgattttatgatttttgttagTGCCATGccaatttttttaccaaattatcataaaatattatttttttattatattataaaatttaaaaacttaaaacatcACCTGTAGAGTGGCTCGCAGCCTcccataaaatttttaaaaattgcgatttgaaaacgcagaaaatctacttttttaaatcgcagataagatgatgcttttttgaaaacgcagaattctaaaagtaaattcgcgattttaaaggctaaactgcgattttgccaaacgcttaactgcgtttttaaaaattattttttttaaatcgcactttttaaaatcgttattttaaatcgcactttttaaaattgcaaacccaaacggaccctaagccTGTCTTACTCCTTTATAAATACGATCTAGAATATTTATGTAttctattataattttttaaattttagtcaATAAgcttaaattaaataattaaaattttaaaattttatttttatatcaacatatattatttttaaaatatagaaaaaaaaataacatgtgttagattgataatttttaatattttaatatttaattttaaatcagtaattaaattttaaaaatttaaataataaaatgtcCGTGGTTCTCTTTAAACttcttttagaaaaataaaggaaaacaaaaacccaaaaaaagaaagaaagacgttaatattaatataatgcAATCCGTCAAAAAGCAGGTCCTTTGTTTCAAATCACAAGTTCACAAGAAAGGAAAGCGCATTTTCAGAGAGATCCCAAAAACGAAAAGAAACGAAACCTAGCCTTGTGGTTGGGAATGGGGGATTTGGAGAAGCGAGACAGggcggaggaggaggaggaggagaatgAGAGGTTTCTGGAGGGAATGGCGGTGGTGGACTTCGACATGCTGTGCTCGACGGTGGCGTTGCAGGCACAGCGAGGTAAATGGAGGAGCTTCGAGAAcgttggagaagaagaagaagaagaaggaggggAGTTCGGTGGGGTTCTGAGGATGTGGGAGGGTGAGGTTCAGGATTGCTTCGACGACCGTCGCATCGCTATAGAATCGGCTTGGTGAGTCGtctcttttttgggttttgttctTGTGTAGGGTGTGCTTGTTTTGGGGGAAAATGTTTCCCGGAAAAGTTCttgttttgttgagaaaaagcagaaaggccaaaaaaaaaaaagaaaaagaaaaagaaaatcaagtttGAGTATGAAGAGAAGCTATACTTTTCACCCCCGAACGTTAGGAGAAGCTAAACTTGCTTGAACGACAGGGCTATCTGTAATGTCTAAAAGTCGGTTCTGTTTGTTTTGAGGGAAAACGTTTCCCTGAAAAGTTCTTGTTTTCTcggaaaaaagcaaaaaaggaaaaaaaatcttgtttggGGGTGAAGAGAAGTTAAACATGCTTGAAAGGCATGGAgtatttttgtttcaaaacttaattttctttgtttgatgGGAAAATTTTCCCGGAAtcctctttttttgttttttttttcttgagaaaaagaaaatcaaatttggGTGTGAACAAGCTAAAAATGACTTTGAAGGTGAGATATTTATCTCTTTCTGAAatcaattttgtttgttttgacgGAAAGAGTTTCGAGGagaaaaatttatcttttcacGTTTAGATCCTCTGGAATAAAACTAGTgcaggaattttttattttaaggaaaatttttgttCATGGGtgttatttttagaaagaaagGGTACgaaaatggaatttttttttttttttggcttctttttctGTTATAAGTTTCAAGTTTTTGGGATTTCCGAGATTAATTGGAGAGGAATAATCatgatttgtttctttttaagtttCCCTCTTTCTCTTCTGGGCCGTTGAATTATTCTGATTTATTTTAGGCAAAAACAATTCCATCAAATTTAATTCCGATTATGAATATAAACACaaaattttcctcttttttctttttttctttgctagTACTATTTTGGGACATGCTTTGCGTGACTTCTCCGCCCGTTGAGGGTTGGTTTCTTGTTCTTTGAGCTTGTGCCTGCTGTCTAaagcaaaacagaaaaaagaaaagaacaataaTAATGTGTTGCTGTTTATGTTATAGTCTTGAAACGGCACTCTTGCTTTTGAGGATGGGGTTTGCTGTCATAggttccttcttcttttttattttatatatatatacatataattttttttttccttgttgcACTTTTCTCAAACTAATATTGATATTTATGCTACGCTTGTTTGTGACAGTGTGTTTGATGTTGCAGTTGCCCGTGCTACAGATTTGGGAAGAACATGAGACGAGCTGGTTTTGGTTCTTGTTTTATTCAGGTAAATTTTGAAACTTCaaaaaaagagagggagagggagagagatagagagttgAAATAAACGTTTGAATTGGATGTGTTAAGATTCCAGGAGAGTGAGAGAAGTCATATAGAAAGTTGGACTTTTCTGTACTCACCCAATTAATGACTTGTCTATTTTTGTAGCTTCAATTTTCAACTTCTAAAATTGTTATCAGTTTTCAATTGCTCCTTATTTCGCAGGGAACCGTTTATTTCATTCTTGCTGTTAGTGCACTTCTCAACTGGGTTGCCTTTATTGTCACCAAGCGGCACTTCTTTTTATATCTGGCAGTTGCTTTTACTATTTCATTAGGAACATATTTGGGCTTTTTCCGTACCCAGATAAAGAAGAAATTTAACATCAGGGTGAGCTTTTTTACTATCATTGTGTTCAATTCCTCTCTCACTGCGACTATTTGGGACTGTATCAGCTcagtatattctttttatgaTCTAAAACTCTTTTTGACTCAAGTCTTGGGTTGTCTTTGTGATCATGTACTTTGTTGCACAACGGTTTCTCCAAACATCCACTTTGGTTGTCTTTCTAATTCTATACAATCTCATGTTTACCAAAGCTGGGTTTGTCTCTTTTATAAGATGAATTGTTCAGGGTGCAAAAGCTACAGAAGCTGGAGAAAAAGAATGTTGGGATGAAGAAGTGTGGGTGGGGATAAATTGCTCAACTGACCTAATTCTTCTTTGATAACAAGTACACTATGTAACAGTTGTCAAATATAAAGGGGTTAATGGAGTATCgacaaaaaattcaattaatCATGTTCTGCATGGTTTTCTAAACTTGtattattgtgatttttttggtataaaacGTGCATGAGGAACCTTCCTTTCATGAAGGATCTGTCTCTGGTTTACTTTGATTAAGCTACCATATTAGCAGCCTCGTCTTTTTTAATCGAGTGAAACCAAATGTCCCATGTTAATCTATGGAATACCTTCctgatcttttttctttgtctacTGTGATTTTGATAAACTCTCAACAAATATTTTCTACTTTTCTATCTaatgccttttatttttttgttggttttctttctcCAGTGACATGACTGTTGCTGACATTGTGGGAAATATAATTGTTTTCAGGGTAGAGATAGTTCCTTGGATGATTGCATCTACCATCTTATCTGCCCATGCTGCACATTATGCCAGGTCGTTTACCTTGCGAAACTTTCTTCTGCAGAATTTGGTTGTTTCAATTAATTTGCAGTCTGTAACAGTAAAATTGGCCAACACCTTTATTTACCTGAAAATTTATTAGTATTCTGTTCAATTTGGAGCAGGAGTCCAGAACATTGGAGATGAACAACGTACAAGATGGAACTTGGCACGGTCGAGGTGACACAATATGCATTGGTGGCTTTGGTGAAGGGAGCAAAGCATTCTTTGAGCTTCAGCAACCTCCTCTTGTATCAATTAACTCCCCTGAGCCCTGCAGCATGCCAAAAAGTACAGACGGTAGTGATCGTGTGTCAACTTAAGATAGTGAACATTCAGAAGCATTGGTCCTCCATCGCAACAGTGGCCATACGTAAGAATTAATGTAGACTTCCTGTTTAATTTCTTTCCTAAAGGAGGGGGTG
This DNA window, taken from Alnus glutinosa chromosome 5, dhAlnGlut1.1, whole genome shotgun sequence, encodes the following:
- the LOC133869552 gene encoding uncharacterized protein LOC133869552 isoform X2 yields the protein MGDLEKRDRAEEEEEENERFLEGMAVVDFDMLCSTVALQAQRGKWRSFENVGEEEEEEGGEFGGVLRMWEGEVQDCFDDRRIAIESACCPCYRFGKNMRRAGFGSCFIQGRDSSLDDCIYHLICPCCTLCQESRTLEMNNVQDGTWHGRGDTICIGGFGEGSKAFFELQQPPLVSINSPEPCSMPKSTDGSDRVST
- the LOC133869552 gene encoding protein PLANT CADMIUM RESISTANCE 12 isoform X1; translation: MGDLEKRDRAEEEEEENERFLEGMAVVDFDMLCSTVALQAQRGKWRSFENVGEEEEEEGGEFGGVLRMWEGEVQDCFDDRRIAIESACCPCYRFGKNMRRAGFGSCFIQGTVYFILAVSALLNWVAFIVTKRHFFLYLAVAFTISLGTYLGFFRTQIKKKFNIRGRDSSLDDCIYHLICPCCTLCQESRTLEMNNVQDGTWHGRGDTICIGGFGEGSKAFFELQQPPLVSINSPEPCSMPKSTDGSDRVST